One window from the genome of Alkalihalobacillus sp. LMS6 encodes:
- the murQ gene encoding N-acetylmuramic acid 6-phosphate etherase, whose amino-acid sequence MLDKLQTESRNRRSMKLDQMSRYDILKLMNEEDATVPNAIERELDQIEAATTLVIDSLSSGGRLIYAGAGTSGRLGVLDAVECTPTFDMPAERVQGLIAGGEGAFLKAVEGAEDQKSIGAEDCRRLNVNQYDTVVALAASGRTPYAIGVLEEANRLGAKTVAISCNKNAEMSTYASVAIEVETGPEVLTGSTRLKAGTAQKLVLNMISTVSMIGIGKVYENLMVDVQPTNAKLVERSKRIVVEATGVSIEDAATALQKADGHVKTAIVMLLLQCEADEAKEKLQKTGGFIRKAVN is encoded by the coding sequence TTGTTAGATAAATTACAAACCGAATCACGAAATAGACGTTCTATGAAGCTCGATCAAATGAGTCGTTATGATATTTTAAAATTGATGAATGAAGAAGATGCGACTGTTCCTAATGCCATTGAACGTGAGCTTGATCAGATTGAAGCAGCTACAACCCTTGTCATTGATTCTCTTTCTTCTGGTGGTCGACTCATCTATGCAGGAGCAGGAACATCAGGTCGATTAGGTGTGCTAGATGCAGTTGAATGCACGCCGACATTTGATATGCCGGCTGAACGGGTTCAAGGTCTCATTGCTGGAGGTGAGGGAGCTTTTTTGAAAGCGGTTGAAGGCGCAGAAGATCAAAAATCGATAGGTGCAGAAGACTGTCGGCGACTGAACGTCAATCAATATGATACAGTTGTTGCCCTTGCAGCTAGTGGTCGAACCCCTTATGCGATTGGGGTGTTGGAAGAAGCGAATCGCCTTGGCGCCAAGACGGTTGCAATTAGTTGTAACAAAAATGCTGAAATGAGTACGTATGCGAGCGTGGCAATTGAGGTTGAAACTGGTCCGGAAGTGTTGACAGGCTCAACGAGATTAAAAGCTGGAACTGCACAAAAGCTTGTTTTGAACATGATTTCAACAGTTTCAATGATCGGAATCGGCAAAGTGTATGAAAATTTAATGGTGGATGTTCAGCCAACGAACGCAAAACTCGTGGAACGTTCAAAGCGGATTGTTGTAGAAGCAACGGGCGTTTCAATCGAGGATGCAGCCACGGCGCTTCAAAAAGCAGATGGACACGTAAAAACAGCCATTGTGATGCTGTTATTACAGTGTGAAGCTGACGAGGCAAAAGAAAAATTACAGAAAACAGGTGGGTTTATTCGAAAAGCAGTGAACTAA
- a CDS encoding DUF1430 domain-containing protein: MKRINIVYLLLFMLTVFFSFDFATKLLATNFLYEDKQEFILSLYSEVEDNREDLVDILIDFSINENVDISQYTYLNDNTMHIYSTNIEVNSSVELLNGSFPYDSNYISNEISHNKEAQVGNILFPFTADYLRFYNFDEVQNVGLSNQFYISNGSQEIKQKLSKTLNEFGQVEINDIEINKAYFINYTLILLVIFSFLVFSIVQFSFIISTKKHMYLFKIWGYSPLKSHLILFKPFYKLQLSLLLVSSVTVIVVLLLTQQLAFLSYYLLFLFIVWFTLVILPTPLSIFGLTLIYRNQDDNINIKETIPFKNYNAASLILKTFATTAFLFLFTVTVMKTHEIQEAVTDDQYWDKTEDIYRITAQLPVGGSLASESKLNDKLLDLYNELNKEMEAFLIYANNFQDVSDNSDKNYLYELNHEQGRPNVLPSGRSIIIDENYLKVNPIFAVNEIPINDQINREDTTLNVLVPEKYQEIEDIIEQAYLEEFYFSSVEVDNIYNESLGVVLNDTAIEDLAINIIYVKDNQSYFTYNSQISDYENRHFINDPVSILLDGEYNSSAIAAFMTTSVFYHNDSQGEAFNKMEPFLKETNTKPFINEVRSVYQERSEEIIQMQRDLTNLMIGLMMVIISILIFLFIFTWTYFQQNSYKITIYYLFGFSYWDRHKFILGSMIFANILAAVLIFVIYSSQYFIFIYAAVLILLELIILNFLFSRLTRKQVLKTIKNDLN, from the coding sequence TTGAAAAGAATTAATATTGTTTATTTATTGCTATTCATGTTAACAGTTTTTTTTTCGTTCGATTTTGCTACTAAATTACTAGCAACAAATTTTCTTTATGAAGATAAACAAGAATTCATCCTTAGTCTATATTCAGAAGTAGAGGATAATAGAGAGGATTTAGTAGATATATTAATAGATTTTTCAATAAATGAGAATGTCGATATATCTCAGTATACATATCTTAATGATAATACAATGCATATATATTCTACTAACATAGAGGTGAACTCTTCAGTAGAATTATTAAATGGTTCGTTTCCGTATGATTCAAACTATATTTCAAATGAAATTAGCCACAATAAAGAAGCGCAAGTAGGAAATATTTTATTTCCTTTTACTGCAGACTATTTAAGATTTTATAACTTCGATGAGGTTCAAAACGTTGGCCTTTCAAATCAATTCTATATTTCAAACGGCTCACAAGAAATTAAACAAAAATTATCAAAAACTCTCAATGAGTTTGGACAAGTTGAAATTAATGACATAGAAATAAATAAAGCTTATTTTATTAATTACACTCTCATTTTGTTGGTCATCTTTTCTTTTCTAGTCTTTTCAATCGTTCAATTTTCTTTTATTATTTCAACCAAAAAACATATGTACCTTTTCAAAATTTGGGGATATTCACCTTTAAAGTCACATTTAATCCTTTTTAAACCATTCTATAAATTACAGTTATCGTTACTGTTAGTATCTTCTGTAACTGTTATTGTTGTGCTTTTACTAACTCAACAATTAGCTTTTCTATCTTATTATTTGTTGTTTCTATTTATTGTTTGGTTTACTTTAGTAATATTACCAACCCCGCTTTCAATTTTTGGTTTAACACTAATATATAGGAATCAGGATGACAATATCAATATAAAAGAGACGATTCCTTTTAAGAACTATAATGCCGCATCGTTAATATTAAAAACTTTTGCAACTACAGCATTTTTATTTCTTTTTACTGTAACTGTTATGAAAACTCATGAAATACAAGAAGCTGTTACAGACGATCAATATTGGGATAAAACTGAAGATATATATCGTATAACTGCGCAATTACCAGTGGGGGGATCATTAGCGTCAGAAAGTAAGTTAAACGATAAATTACTTGATTTATATAATGAGCTGAATAAAGAGATGGAAGCGTTTCTTATCTATGCGAACAATTTTCAAGATGTCTCAGACAATAGCGATAAAAATTATTTATATGAATTAAATCATGAACAAGGTAGACCAAATGTGTTACCAAGCGGTCGATCCATTATTATTGACGAGAACTATTTAAAAGTAAACCCAATATTTGCAGTTAATGAAATTCCTATAAATGATCAAATAAATCGTGAAGATACCACATTAAACGTTCTCGTTCCTGAAAAATACCAAGAAATAGAAGATATAATCGAACAAGCGTATTTAGAAGAATTTTATTTTAGTAGTGTTGAAGTAGATAATATATATAATGAATCACTTGGTGTGGTCTTAAATGATACTGCTATCGAGGATTTAGCTATAAACATAATATATGTAAAAGATAATCAAAGCTATTTTACATATAATAGTCAAATCAGTGACTATGAAAATAGACACTTTATAAATGATCCAGTTTCAATTTTACTAGATGGTGAATATAATTCTTCTGCTATCGCTGCATTTATGACTACAAGCGTGTTTTATCATAATGATTCTCAAGGTGAGGCATTTAACAAAATGGAGCCTTTTTTAAAAGAAACAAATACGAAACCCTTTATCAATGAAGTTAGATCAGTTTACCAAGAGAGAAGCGAAGAAATTATTCAAATGCAAAGAGATCTAACAAATTTAATGATCGGTTTAATGATGGTAATCATTTCTATTTTGATTTTTTTGTTTATATTTACTTGGACATATTTCCAGCAAAACTCTTATAAGATTACAATATATTATCTTTTTGGTTTTTCTTATTGGGATAGGCATAAATTTATTTTAGGAAGCATGATCTTTGCAAATATACTGGCAGCAGTTTTAATATTTGTTATTTATTCCTCACAATATTTTATTTTCATTTATGCCGCTGTTTTAATACTATTAGAGTTAATTATTCTAAATTTCTTATTTTCAAGGTTAACTCGCAAACAAGTTCTAAAAACAATAAAGAACGATTTAAATTAA
- a CDS encoding HesB/YadR/YfhF family protein: MNIYISDSAAKWFKDDFAMGENDKIKFFSKVYGSSPVQENFALGFMAEDAPNKIAVKTEVNGVEFFVEDDDVWFFDGHDLYVDYNEAEDELTFDYKK, encoded by the coding sequence ATGAATATTTATATAAGTGATTCAGCGGCAAAGTGGTTCAAGGATGATTTTGCAATGGGTGAAAATGATAAAATTAAATTTTTCTCAAAAGTATACGGTTCAAGTCCTGTTCAGGAAAATTTCGCGTTAGGGTTCATGGCTGAAGATGCGCCGAATAAGATCGCAGTAAAAACAGAAGTAAACGGCGTTGAGTTTTTTGTGGAAGATGACGATGTCTGGTTTTTTGATGGGCATGATTTGTATGTGGACTACAACGAAGCTGAAGATGAACTAACGTTTGATTATAAGAAATAA
- a CDS encoding ABC transporter ATP-binding protein, translating to MISMNSIHKSYRNKKIFSDYDLSVEDGEFICIMGRSGSGKTTLLNLLSIIDKPDSGDIKILGYKNPQKKILRGLRRDHFGFVFQNYVLLNDKTLYQNLLISRPNFKSKVKLESEFSKALERVQLDSSLLHRPVYELSGGEQQRLAIARVLLKPFSIIFADEPTGNLDDVNKQIIFDLFREIQERGKTIVCVTHDESFAEQSNRIVRI from the coding sequence ATGATTTCTATGAACAGTATTCATAAATCTTATAGAAATAAAAAGATATTTAGTGATTACGATTTAAGTGTAGAAGATGGTGAATTCATATGCATAATGGGGAGAAGTGGATCAGGTAAGACAACTCTACTTAATCTACTGAGTATTATAGACAAACCAGACAGTGGTGATATAAAGATTTTAGGATATAAAAATCCACAAAAAAAAATATTAAGAGGTTTAAGGAGAGACCATTTCGGATTCGTCTTTCAAAATTATGTGTTGCTAAATGATAAGACACTATACCAGAACTTGTTGATCTCAAGACCAAATTTCAAGTCGAAGGTTAAATTAGAATCCGAATTCTCAAAAGCACTGGAAAGGGTTCAACTTGATAGTTCACTTCTTCATAGACCCGTATATGAATTAAGTGGTGGTGAACAACAACGGCTTGCAATAGCTAGAGTTCTATTAAAACCATTTAGTATAATTTTTGCAGATGAGCCTACAGGAAATTTAGATGATGTAAATAAACAAATTATTTTTGATTTGTTTAGGGAGATTCAGGAACGAGGAAAGACTATTGTTTGTGTTACACATGACGAATCTTTTGCAGAGCAATCGAACAGAATCGTAAGGATATAG
- the istB gene encoding IS21-like element helper ATPase IstB, with translation MSDQLRSKCKTLRLAYIAEIYDQIPFENKEQYLNDLFDEEHKLREQTKSIRLIKKAKFLDKKNLHTYEWTEQIRFPPHTSKEEICSLSFIEKGENVVLVGSPGTGKTHLATGLGRKACENGYEVRFYRVAHLVEELEQALRLNKLSAFRKKLEKVDLIILDEMGYLPFSKEGSELLFQLISEFYEQKSLIITSNLEFSQWNRIFVDSRLTAALVDRLIHHAHIISYQGESYRLTNALSKRK, from the coding sequence ATGAGTGATCAGTTACGAAGTAAGTGCAAGACTTTGCGTTTGGCTTACATAGCAGAAATTTATGATCAAATTCCCTTCGAGAATAAGGAGCAATATCTTAATGACTTATTTGACGAAGAACATAAGTTAAGAGAACAAACAAAATCTATCAGATTAATAAAAAAGGCCAAGTTTTTGGATAAGAAAAATCTTCATACCTATGAATGGACAGAACAAATTCGGTTTCCACCTCATACGTCTAAAGAGGAAATATGCAGTTTGAGTTTTATTGAAAAAGGAGAAAACGTTGTATTGGTAGGGTCTCCAGGAACTGGGAAAACCCATCTAGCGACGGGATTGGGAAGGAAAGCGTGTGAAAATGGCTATGAAGTCCGTTTTTACCGTGTAGCTCATTTAGTAGAAGAATTGGAGCAAGCCTTAAGGTTGAATAAGCTCTCAGCATTTCGTAAGAAATTGGAGAAGGTAGATTTAATCATCCTGGATGAAATGGGCTACCTGCCGTTTAGTAAAGAGGGCTCTGAGCTACTATTCCAACTTATCTCTGAATTCTATGAGCAGAAGAGTTTAATCATCACGTCAAATTTAGAGTTCAGTCAATGGAACAGAATATTTGTAGACTCGAGATTGACCGCTGCATTGGTGGATCGGCTGATTCACCATGCCCATATCATCTCTTATCAAGGAGAGAGTTACCGCTTAACAAATGCATTATCTAAAAGAAAATAA
- the istA gene encoding IS21 family transposase, with product MQQKNAESCTYFNKGIKKDLPVTPSPSNVIGVESIHGGNGRMLAMSDINCIKNLRNNKGLSISQIQKILGVNWRTAKKYADEDQIPKDTLMPRKGMMYEEEWGEMVADWLFEDQRLKRKSRRTNKELHNELMKYGFTGSYRTVCNFIKEWKNSHQEEKDKGHERLTHPPGEAQVDFGVMEAVQDGDLVDVRALIMSMPYSNTGFAVPLPSENQECFLYGLQQLFIQAGGVPKSIRIDNLTPAVKQTRSKMEEAKLTDEFMQFQNHFGFEVQVCNPRSGHEKGNVENKVGYIRYNFFTKAPVMSSFEDLTLKLKEQLHEDRKRLHYEKEVLIQELWEQETKYLLAMPARAYPVFKKDLAKVNKYNEVKIDNSLIHVPRAYNYSQLHLILSWEQYKVVSPDGEILLEDFRPYMNKRKALPWQSIIKTWIHKPRVLNYSRYCDYLPGRVKEFLLNDNLLIRRKRLESLSTLLVTYDMKRINEEFYDLIEKERLNGDSNPYEVDWNQYDALTPIEEVGK from the coding sequence TTGCAACAGAAAAATGCAGAGTCCTGCACTTATTTTAATAAGGGCATAAAAAAAGACTTGCCAGTCACCCCAAGTCCCTCTAACGTAATTGGTGTCGAATCAATTCACGGAGGTAACGGAAGGATGCTAGCAATGTCTGATATTAATTGTATCAAAAATTTGAGAAACAACAAAGGTCTATCAATCTCCCAAATACAGAAAATATTAGGGGTTAACTGGCGTACCGCAAAGAAATATGCAGATGAGGACCAGATTCCTAAAGATACATTAATGCCTAGAAAAGGAATGATGTATGAGGAAGAATGGGGAGAAATGGTCGCAGATTGGTTGTTTGAAGATCAACGATTAAAACGAAAATCTAGAAGGACAAATAAAGAGCTACATAACGAATTGATGAAATATGGGTTTACCGGATCCTATCGAACAGTATGCAATTTTATAAAAGAGTGGAAGAACAGCCATCAAGAAGAAAAGGATAAAGGACATGAAAGGTTAACGCACCCTCCGGGTGAGGCACAGGTGGACTTTGGAGTAATGGAAGCAGTTCAAGACGGGGACTTAGTAGATGTTCGAGCACTGATCATGTCTATGCCTTATAGCAACACTGGCTTTGCCGTACCTCTGCCATCTGAGAATCAAGAATGTTTTTTGTATGGATTGCAGCAGCTGTTTATTCAAGCAGGTGGAGTGCCAAAATCAATAAGAATTGATAACTTAACTCCTGCAGTAAAACAAACCCGATCAAAAATGGAAGAAGCAAAACTAACAGATGAATTTATGCAATTTCAGAATCATTTTGGATTTGAAGTTCAGGTTTGTAATCCGAGAAGTGGCCATGAGAAAGGGAATGTAGAAAATAAGGTGGGCTATATTCGATACAACTTTTTCACCAAGGCACCAGTGATGAGCAGCTTTGAAGATCTAACCTTGAAGTTAAAGGAGCAACTGCATGAAGATCGTAAAAGGCTGCACTATGAGAAAGAAGTTCTAATCCAGGAGTTATGGGAGCAAGAAACCAAGTACTTACTAGCTATGCCCGCAAGGGCATACCCAGTATTCAAAAAAGACTTGGCAAAGGTAAATAAGTACAATGAAGTGAAAATTGACAACTCCCTTATACATGTCCCGCGTGCTTATAACTACAGTCAATTACACTTAATTCTTAGCTGGGAGCAATATAAAGTTGTTTCACCAGACGGTGAAATTCTGTTGGAGGACTTCCGTCCTTACATGAACAAGCGAAAAGCACTCCCGTGGCAATCCATTATAAAAACATGGATTCATAAACCAAGGGTTCTAAACTATTCGCGATATTGTGACTACCTTCCTGGGAGAGTAAAGGAATTTCTACTAAATGACAACCTGCTTATTCGTCGTAAACGTTTAGAATCCCTCTCTACCCTGTTAGTTACTTACGATATGAAACGAATCAATGAAGAGTTTTATGACTTGATTGAGAAAGAACGTTTAAACGGCGATAGCAATCCTTATGAAGTGGATTGGAATCAATATGATGCCCTCACTCCAATTGAGGAGGTGGGCAAATGA
- a CDS encoding DUF871 domain-containing protein: protein MKLGTSVYLHVPIEEQIPYLEKLYEYGFRTLFTSLHIPEDDVSLYADRLKQLGAFSKQKGIKLVCDVSPQSMDHLNLSWSEAGTLTNWGVTGLRIDYGIDAETVAHLAMSFDVVLNASTIKPLDLKTFEDVGVPLKHVEAWHNFYPRPETGLGREVLKEMTEILRQAGVTSMAFIPGDKKRGPLYEGLPTLEEHRSWSPFAAWLDFYQQKTVETVLVGDPELGEQSLRQFQLFFEKRVILLRAKAFQPSPPEIVEHGNRPDEARDVIRSVQSRGMAKKNQMYIEPSHTVARPIGSVTIDNERYGRYQGEIQLTKQNLSADHRVNVLGRIIAEDRPLLQQIKGNQLFTIEWVEMKIEPGIT, encoded by the coding sequence ATGAAGCTCGGTACATCGGTTTATCTTCATGTACCAATTGAAGAACAAATCCCTTATTTAGAAAAACTATATGAGTACGGATTCCGCACACTCTTTACCTCCCTTCACATACCAGAAGACGATGTTAGCCTATATGCAGATCGTCTAAAACAACTGGGGGCGTTCTCGAAGCAAAAAGGGATTAAGCTTGTGTGTGATGTCTCGCCTCAATCGATGGATCACTTGAACCTTTCATGGTCCGAAGCAGGAACATTAACAAATTGGGGCGTAACGGGACTTAGAATTGATTACGGAATTGATGCGGAAACAGTTGCGCATCTCGCTATGTCATTTGACGTTGTCTTAAATGCAAGTACCATTAAACCATTGGATCTAAAAACGTTTGAAGACGTAGGGGTACCCCTTAAACATGTGGAAGCATGGCATAATTTTTATCCACGACCTGAGACAGGATTAGGCAGAGAAGTGCTTAAAGAAATGACTGAAATACTTAGGCAAGCAGGAGTCACATCAATGGCGTTTATTCCTGGTGATAAAAAACGTGGTCCTCTTTACGAAGGGTTGCCAACGCTTGAAGAACATCGGAGCTGGAGCCCATTTGCTGCGTGGCTGGATTTTTATCAACAAAAAACCGTCGAAACCGTTCTTGTCGGTGATCCGGAGTTAGGTGAACAGAGTTTACGGCAGTTTCAGCTGTTCTTTGAAAAAAGGGTCATTCTACTCCGGGCAAAAGCATTTCAGCCTTCTCCACCAGAAATTGTTGAACACGGGAATCGGCCTGATGAGGCTAGGGATGTTATTCGGTCTGTTCAATCAAGAGGAATGGCAAAGAAGAACCAAATGTACATTGAGCCGTCTCATACGGTGGCTCGTCCAATTGGAAGTGTCACGATTGATAATGAGCGCTATGGTCGTTATCAAGGCGAGATTCAATTAACGAAACAAAATTTGAGCGCCGATCATCGAGTAAACGTGTTGGGAAGAATCATAGCGGAAGACCGTCCCCTTCTTCAACAAATAAAAGGGAATCAATTGTTTACAATTGAATGGGTAGAGATGAAGATTGAACCAGGCATCACTTGA
- a CDS encoding lactococcin 972 family bacteriocin, which produces MKKVIFLSFCSVVGASLFLASGDAKAHHDGSDQEQIMSAEFNYDTGEYIFSYEGENPIIGDGIGLQSHNPNAGGGTWYHGFNGIKDHFSRYDHKSWIHRASTSNSRHTDRGPWLGKNGGFSNSKIAQSATGNKAYWDISVDGNIPR; this is translated from the coding sequence ATGAAAAAAGTAATATTTCTAAGTTTTTGTTCAGTTGTTGGAGCAAGTTTATTTTTAGCTAGTGGAGATGCAAAAGCGCATCATGATGGTAGTGATCAGGAACAGATAATGTCCGCCGAATTTAATTATGATACTGGCGAATACATCTTTTCTTATGAAGGAGAAAACCCTATTATTGGAGATGGAATTGGTTTACAATCCCACAATCCTAACGCTGGTGGTGGCACGTGGTACCATGGATTTAACGGTATTAAGGATCATTTTTCTAGATATGATCACAAAAGTTGGATTCACCGCGCTTCCACAAGTAATTCTCGACACACGGATAGAGGACCATGGTTAGGTAAAAATGGCGGTTTTTCAAATTCAAAAATCGCTCAATCTGCTACAGGAAATAAAGCTTATTGGGATATTTCAGTAGACGGTAATATACCTCGTTAA
- a CDS encoding acetyl-CoA hydrolase/transferase family protein has translation MIQEQTSAVQGEYQKKRLSISEATKLVKDRDHIVSAMAAAEPIGFLSQLHMAAEHARNITVSTCLPMLNYDYFTNEQYFPHFKMEGWFYTSAIRNMQGVGHVSYIPNHLHFAGTKRLAHRSVQIFAGSASRMDKNGYLSLSLSATYEREMMAQADIVLLEVNENMPRTFGDTIVHIRDVDYIVEHHAQIPQFPSPEPNEKDKLIGAAIATHIEDGSTLQLGIGGIPNAVAANLTHKKNLGIHTEMLTDGMVDLVEAGVITGCKKTLHPHRMVATFALGTDKLYRFLDDNPGVLMLNGNWVNDPAVIGQNEKMISINTTLEIDLTGQCSSESLGHRQYSGTGGQTDTAVGAQRSPGGKSFIALYSTAMVKNKETGRRERKSKIVPALAEGSTVTLSRNDVDYVVTEYGAVSLRGTSLDERVERLISIAHPDFRETLALEAKKRGIVR, from the coding sequence TTTCTATCACAATTGCATATGGCGGCAGAACATGCGAGAAACATAACCGTTTCAACCTGTTTACCGATGCTGAATTATGATTACTTTACAAATGAACAGTATTTTCCCCATTTTAAAATGGAAGGCTGGTTTTATACATCTGCCATTCGCAATATGCAAGGGGTTGGGCACGTATCTTACATCCCAAACCATCTCCACTTTGCTGGAACGAAGCGCTTGGCACATCGGTCGGTGCAAATTTTTGCTGGTAGCGCTTCAAGAATGGATAAAAACGGTTATCTATCATTATCGTTAAGCGCAACGTACGAGCGAGAGATGATGGCACAAGCAGATATCGTCCTTTTAGAAGTAAATGAGAACATGCCACGGACATTTGGCGACACGATCGTGCATATTCGAGATGTAGATTACATCGTCGAACACCATGCACAAATTCCGCAATTTCCTTCACCAGAACCGAATGAAAAAGACAAACTGATTGGTGCAGCAATTGCTACACATATTGAAGATGGTTCAACGCTTCAACTAGGAATTGGTGGGATTCCTAATGCAGTCGCCGCAAACTTAACGCACAAAAAGAATCTCGGTATTCACACAGAGATGTTGACTGATGGCATGGTTGACCTTGTAGAAGCGGGAGTCATTACTGGATGCAAAAAAACGCTACACCCGCATCGAATGGTTGCTACATTTGCTTTAGGGACAGACAAATTGTATCGCTTTCTAGATGATAATCCAGGTGTATTAATGTTAAATGGAAATTGGGTGAATGATCCAGCTGTTATCGGTCAAAACGAAAAAATGATTTCCATTAATACAACGCTTGAAATCGATTTAACAGGCCAATGCAGTTCTGAATCACTCGGTCACCGCCAGTATAGTGGAACGGGGGGACAAACGGATACAGCAGTTGGTGCGCAACGAAGTCCAGGAGGCAAATCATTTATTGCTTTGTACTCAACGGCAATGGTTAAAAATAAAGAGACAGGTCGTAGGGAGAGAAAGTCTAAAATTGTTCCTGCTTTAGCTGAAGGGTCAACAGTAACGTTATCGAGAAATGATGTGGATTACGTAGTGACGGAATATGGCGCTGTTTCTTTACGAGGCACATCTTTAGATGAGCGTGTAGAACGTCTTATTTCCATTGCCCATCCAGATTTTCGTGAAACCCTTGCTTTAGAAGCAAAGAAAAGAGGAATTGTTCGCTAA
- a CDS encoding PTS transporter subunit EIIC: protein MNKDQQMASDILKHVGGKENVENLTNCMTRVRIKAKDDDAVDKEALKKIDGVMGVVEDDTWQIVVGPGTVNVVTAEIKKLVGESEELSFEEKNERDLAARKERNKTPVKQFLRRLGNIFIPLIPGLVASGIINGVAQFLINYGYNTADHTWLLLMTILGGGLFTYLAILVGWNTAKEFGGTPVLGAIAGMFIFNPALEQVTIFGEQLQPGRGGLFGVIFAAWLMVFFERNIRKIMPRSIDIIFTSLFTVIIVGALSIYAVMPVAGVLAEGITSGINSVLSFGGPLAGAVMAGFFLPLVMVGLHHGLTPIHLELINTFEFTTLLPILAMAGAGQVGAAIAIFVKTRNERLRNIIKGGLPVGFLGIGEPLLYGVTLPLGRPFITASMGAAVGGAIQASFGTGALGIGVSGLSLTPLIAQGNYLQYLIGIAVAYFLGFLFTYLFGFKEEMAKGI, encoded by the coding sequence ATGAATAAAGACCAACAAATGGCTTCGGACATTTTAAAGCATGTTGGTGGAAAAGAAAATGTTGAAAACCTAACTAATTGCATGACGCGTGTTCGGATCAAAGCGAAAGATGACGATGCAGTAGACAAAGAAGCGTTAAAAAAGATTGATGGCGTAATGGGAGTCGTGGAAGACGATACGTGGCAAATTGTCGTCGGGCCAGGCACAGTTAATGTGGTAACAGCGGAAATAAAAAAGCTTGTAGGTGAATCTGAAGAACTTTCGTTTGAAGAGAAAAATGAGCGGGATCTGGCTGCTCGAAAAGAGCGGAATAAAACGCCAGTTAAGCAATTTTTAAGACGATTAGGGAATATTTTTATTCCGCTTATTCCAGGGCTCGTCGCTTCCGGGATTATAAACGGTGTGGCGCAGTTTTTAATTAATTACGGCTACAATACAGCGGACCATACTTGGCTTTTATTAATGACGATACTCGGCGGCGGCTTGTTTACGTACTTAGCGATTCTAGTAGGGTGGAACACAGCAAAAGAATTTGGCGGGACACCAGTATTGGGTGCGATTGCCGGTATGTTTATTTTCAACCCAGCACTAGAACAAGTGACAATCTTTGGCGAACAGCTACAGCCAGGTCGCGGTGGACTGTTTGGTGTGATTTTTGCTGCGTGGCTGATGGTTTTCTTTGAGCGTAACATTCGAAAAATTATGCCAAGGTCGATCGATATTATTTTCACATCTCTTTTTACAGTCATTATTGTGGGAGCGCTTTCGATCTATGCGGTTATGCCTGTAGCAGGTGTACTGGCAGAAGGAATCACGTCCGGAATAAATTCGGTGCTATCGTTTGGTGGTCCTCTTGCTGGAGCTGTGATGGCTGGATTTTTCTTACCGCTTGTTATGGTAGGGCTTCATCATGGCTTAACGCCAATTCATTTAGAGTTAATTAATACATTCGAATTTACAACACTATTACCTATTTTGGCAATGGCAGGTGCGGGGCAAGTTGGTGCAGCAATTGCAATTTTTGTTAAAACACGTAATGAACGTTTGCGGAACATCATCAAGGGGGGTCTTCCTGTTGGCTTCCTGGGAATTGGAGAACCACTTTTATATGGCGTGACCTTGCCACTTGGACGTCCGTTTATTACAGCGAGTATGGGAGCGGCAGTTGGTGGAGCCATACAAGCATCTTTCGGGACAGGAGCACTTGGAATTGGCGTATCAGGTTTATCATTAACGCCTCTGATTGCACAAGGGAACTATCTACAGTATTTAATTGGAATTGCTGTCGCTTATTTCTTAGGATTCTTATTTACGTATCTATTTGGCTTCAAAGAAGAGATGGCAAAAGGAATTTAG